The Thalassospira sp. TSL5-1 sequence GCCCTCGTGTGCGGCGTTGGTGCGGGCATGCAAATCACGCAGAACCTGCAATTCACGGTCCGATGGTACCGGGGTTTCGGCAATCTTATCGGCAAATTCAACCTCCCAACCGGTTGCGGCGACAATATCGTCGCGGCTGACACCGGGATGAATGGATGTCACGATGAAATGCTTGTCGGTCGGATGCGGTTCCATGATGCACAAATCGGTTATCAGGCGCGATGGCCCCTTGGTGGTGACACCATAGCTTGCCCGATCATCACCGCCCTTGCCATAGCCAAGCGAGGTAACAAAGTCGATTTTTTCTACAAAGCCGCGTTTGCTTTGCTTCATGACGAGAAAAATCTCGCCGCAACTGGTGGCAATTTCCGGTGCCCCGCCGCCGCCTGGCAGGCGTACTTTCGGGTTATCGTAATCGCCAATCACGGTGGTGTTGATATTGCCAAATTTATCAAGCTGGGCTGCGCCCAAGAAACCCACCGATATTTTACCCCCCTGCAACCAGTAACGGAACATTTCCGTGACCGGCACGGTATTCATGGCCGTTTCGCACAATTCCCCGTCACCAATCGACAAAGGCAGAACATCGGGCTTGGTGCCGATGGTGCCGCTTTCATAAATCAGGGTGATGTCTGGCGCGTGGGTCAGTCGCGCCAGGTTGCACGCCGCCGACGGCATCCCAATACCGACAAAACAGACATCCTCGTTTTTAAGGGCGCGCGCGGCGGTGACCGTCATCATTTCTGTCGAATTATAATCCGTCATGATCAGGCCTCCGCCTTGCTGTGTTGTGCCTTCAGGCGGGTTGCAAAATCTTCGGGGCCACCATTAAACACATGCTGGTCCAGCCAATCATTAAAACTGTCACGGTCTTTGGCGATATTGTCCCAGGCCTTGTAAAAGGCGTTATCACGTTTGTAATAGCCCTGCGCATAGGATGGATGTGCACCACCAGGGACATGCACCACCGCTGTTACCGCCCAGTTGGGCAACATCACCGCGTTAAAGGGTACATCATTGAAATCATCCACAATTTCTTCGACCGTGATGATGGACTTGCGGGCGGCCAAAACGGCTTCCTTTTGCACGCCAACAATGCCTTCAAACAGGATATCGCCCTTACGGTTCGCCTTTTGCGCATGCACCACCGCCACATCCGGGCGAATGGCCGGAACAGCTGCCAAACGTTCGCCAGTAAAGGGGCATTCAATGAATTTGATGTTGGGGTTCACACGCGGCAATTCCGCCCCGCGATAGCCCTTGAACACCGCGCAAGGCAGGCCCGCCGCCCCGGCATCATAGGCATTTGCCATGGCAGCATGGCTGTGTTCTTCGATCTCAAGGGCGCAGGGCCAACTATTTTCAATCGCATCTCGCAAACGATGTAGCGAGCCAACCCCCGGATTACCGCCCCATGAAAACATCAGCTTTTTGGCGCATCCGGCACCAATCAACTGGTCGTAAATCATATCCGGCGTCATACGGATCAGCGTTAGATCACGTTTTTTCTGGCGAATAATCTCGTGCCCGGCAGCATGCGGGATCAGGTGAGTAAAACCCTCCATCGCAACCGTATCCCCATCCTGAACACAGGTCGCAATGGCGTCTTTCAAAGACATAAATTGTGCAACCACAGAAACAATCTCCCGGGTCAAAAGAAATCCTTGAGGCAGCCATCATGCGATGCGTAACTGCCCCCAATCAAAAAAGGCGTTAAACGTCGAAAAACACGGTTTCGCGGTCGCCCTGCATATGAATGTCAAATCGGTATTCCGGCCCCGTTGCCGTATCTGTGCGTTTGGCAATCAGGGTATCGCGACGATCCGCCGGGACGGCCCGCAATACCGGGCACCTGGCATTTGCCGCCGCTTCATCGTCGAAATACAGCCGGGTAAAGGCATGCACCAGCATTCCGCGCATCAACACCGTGACATTGATGAAAGGTGCCGTCGCATCGGCAACACATCCGGGCTTGATGGTTTCAAAAACAAAGCAGTTTTGCGCATCCGTTCCGGTGCCACAACGTCCCAGGCCCCGGAAACCGGTATTTTCAATACTAACGGGGTCGGTGCGATAGACCCCTTCATCGTCCGCCTGCCAGATTTCGATCATGGCATCGGATACCGGCGCACCCTCGCCGTCCAGCACCTGGCCGATAATGCGAATATGTTCGCCTTTGGCATCGGGCCCAGCCACAATGTGGTTAGCAATGTCGCTAAAATCATAACCATATTGCCCCGGCGTCAGACCATAGGCGAAATATGGCCCAACCGTTTGCGACGGGGTTTCTCCATATGTCATGGCTTAATCCTCCATCGGGGTGGCAAGGCGTCCACGCAGGACAATGTCAAACTGATAGCCAAGGGCAAAGCCTTCCTCGGTTTTGTCGATCGAGAATTTTGAAATCAGCCGGTTACGCGCAGCTTCATCAGGTGTGGCCAGAAATATCGGGTCCAGCGCCAGCAACGGATCACCGGGGAAATACATTTGTGTCACCAGCCGGGTGGCAAAACCCGGCCCGAACAGGGACAAATGAATATGGTTAGGCCGCCAGGCATTGAAATGATTGCCCCAAGGATAAGCGCCCGGTTTAACGGTATAGAAAAGGTAATTACCGTTCTCGTCACTCATGCAGCGGCCGGAACCGCGAAAGTTCGGGTCCAGGGGGGCATCATGCTGGTCCACCTTATGGACGTAACGCCCCGCCGCATTCGCCTGCCATACCTCGATCAGGGTATGGGGAACGGGGCGGCCATCCCCGTCCATCACCTTGCCATGCACAACAATGCGTTCGCCAATCGGCTCACCATTCACGCGGCCATTGCGGGTTAAATCCCAGTCCAGGTCCCGAACGGCGGCACGGGCAAAAACCGGGCCGCTGGCTTCGGATATGCCCCCGGCAAGGGATACCAGTGGTTTGGTCGGCCCGCGCAGAATGGTGGATTTGTAATCGGGTGCGATATAGGGAGCGTGGCAACTCCAGTCACGCGGTTTAAACCCGCTCATGATTTTGTTTCTCCCTGATCCGGCGTTTGATTATCCAATTCGGCAAAAACCTGTTTGGCAATGCGAAAGGCGGTATTTCCTGCCGGGATACCCGCATATACCGCAACGTGCATCAGGGCTTCGCGAATGTCATCCCGGCTGGCACCGGTATTAACCGTGGCCCGCAAGTGCATTGCCAGTTCTTCTTCATGGCCAAGGGCGGCCATCAGTGACACGGTAATAATCGAGCGTTCACGCCGCGATAAGGCCGGATTGGTCCATAAGGTCCCCCAGACATTTTCAGTAATATAATGCTGAAAAAAATCATCAAACTCGGTGATGTTGGCCGACGCACGATCCACATGGCGATCCCCCAGAACCGACCGACGGGTTTTCATCCCGTTGTCAAACCGGTTTTCAGTCAAGGCCGTTCTCCCTGATAAAAGTGTCGATGATCCGGGCCAGCTGATCCGGGGTTTCGACCGGCGGAAGATGGCCAACACCCTCGATTACGGTGAAACCGGCATTGGGAATAAGCGCCGCCATTTTGCCAACCAGTTCGGGCGGGGTGGACAAATCAGCCGATCCCGCAACACACATGACCGGCAGGTCTAATTTTGCTGTATTTTCGGTCAAATCTGCATCGCGAATGGCTGCACAGGTACCGCCATATCCGGCAACCGGGCACCGCACCAGCATGGCATGATAAAGGGCCGTCATGGCCGTTTGTGTGGCGCGGTAATCATCGGACAGCCAGCGCGCAATCACCGCATCGCCAATGGCTTCCATACCGCCCTTTTCAATGGCATCAATACGGGCATTCCAGCCAGCCGCATCGCCAATTTTAGGCGCCGTATCACATAAAATCAGGCCCGATATACGGTCCGGTGCCATCGCGGCAATGTGCTGGGCAATCATCCCGCCAACCGAAAGACCACAAATAACCGCCTGATCAATATGCAAATGGTCCAGCAACGCCAAAAGGTCGCTTGTGTGCAAATCAATGCTGTAGGGGTGATCGCCAATGCCAGACAAACCATGACCACGTTTGTCATAGGTGATCAGGCGACAGGTCGACGACAACCGGGCTACCACATCATCCCATATGCGTAAGTCGGTTCCCAGAGAATTTGAAAAAACCAGAACAGGCCCATCCTGTTTGCCCTGATCGGCATAATGCAGATGTATTCCGTTCAAGTTGGCAACTTTTAGCGTCATATGTGTCCACCTTTAAGTGATGACAGCATCATGACCAAAGAGTTTTGGTTATGTAAAATGAGTATTTGCGCTTTTTTCATAACTATTTAATTATGTTTTAGTCATCAGCAGCCAAAAACGAGGCGCATCATGCTTGATCATCGCATTAAATTCCGTCACCTGACCTGTTTTCTGGAAGTTGCGCGCCAGCGAAGCGTGGTCAAAGCGGCCGATACATTGGCGATTACCCAGCCCGCCGTTTCCAAAACCCTGCGCGAACTGGAAGAACATCTTGATGCCCGCCTGTTTGACAGATCAAAGCGCGGCGTTGCCCTAACCGATTATGGCAAGGTCTTTTTGCGCTATGCCGGGGCCAGTGTTACCGCACTGCGCCAGGGTGTGGACAGCATAAGCCAGGTTCGTGCCCAGGGCGGGCTGACCATTACAATTGGTGTGCTGCCCACCGTTGCGGCAACCATCGTGCCTGCGGCCTTAAAACGGTTTAAGGCGCTGGGCAACAATACCACCATTCGCGTTATTACCGGCCTTAACACAATTTTGCTGGGGCAATTACGTGTTGGTGAACTGGACCTGGTCATTGGCCGCCTGGCCGAGCCTGATCAAATGTCGGGCCTGTCTTTCATTCATCTTTATTCAGAACAGATTTCGCTGGTCGTGCGCCCCGGGCACCCTTTGCTTGATGATAAAAGCCCGGATTTAACGAAAATTCGCGACTACACCGTTCTGATCCCCACCCCGACGGCCATCATTCGATCTGCTGTTGATCGCCTGCTAATCGCGCATGGCATCGGGGCACTGCCCGATCGCATTGAAACCGTCTCGACCACCTTTGGGCGTGCCTTTACCCGTGAAAGTGATGCAGTCTGGATTATTTCAAACGGGGTCATCGCAACTGATCTGGCCGAGGGTGTGCTCGTCAAGTTGCCCTTTGATACCAGCGATACATTCGGCCCGGTTGGATTGACCACCCGGGTTGATGCCCCGTCCTCGCCCCCCGTTGAAATGCTGATCAATGTCATCCGCGAGGAAACGGCCCGATATCTCGGCACCCGCACCAACTAATACATAAATGTATGGTTATGGATAACAGCCTCAATATCATTATACATAACCGTTATGATGAAACTACAGTTGATGAAACTTGGGGATAGAAGACCGTCACAAGGCGACAATCAATAAAAACGTTCGTCACTTTCCCCATGATCAAACATGTGCCCGAAGCCTGGAAAAACAGGCCTTGTGGAGATATCAGGAGGAAACATGAACTACATTACAAAACTGTTTGCGGGGGCAGCCATTGCCACCCTGGCCTCGTTCGGGGCACAGGCGCAGGAAGTTACACTGACCATTCATCATTTTCTGGGGCCGAAGGCACCAATCCAAAAAGATTTGCTGGAACCCTGGACCCAGAAAATTGAAAAAGAATCTAACGGGCGGATCAAATTCGAGATTTTCCCCTCCATGTCGATGGGCGGTAACCCGCCGGAACTTTATCGCCAGGTGCGTGACGGCCTTGCCGATATTGTCTGGACATTGCCGGGTTATACGCCAGGCGTATTCCCCCATACCGAAGTCTTCGAGTTACCGGGCGTGCATCTGGGCGATGCCAAAGCAACCAACCTTGCCATTTATGACATGATGGACGAATTGGCCCCGGACCTGAAAGACATTCATCCGC is a genomic window containing:
- a CDS encoding CoA-transferase subunit beta, encoding MTDYNSTEMMTVTAARALKNEDVCFVGIGMPSAACNLARLTHAPDITLIYESGTIGTKPDVLPLSIGDGELCETAMNTVPVTEMFRYWLQGGKISVGFLGAAQLDKFGNINTTVIGDYDNPKVRLPGGGGAPEIATSCGEIFLVMKQSKRGFVEKIDFVTSLGYGKGGDDRASYGVTTKGPSRLITDLCIMEPHPTDKHFIVTSIHPGVSRDDIVAATGWEVEFADKIAETPVPSDRELQVLRDLHARTNAAHEGH
- a CDS encoding CoA transferase subunit A, with protein sequence MVAQFMSLKDAIATCVQDGDTVAMEGFTHLIPHAAGHEIIRQKKRDLTLIRMTPDMIYDQLIGAGCAKKLMFSWGGNPGVGSLHRLRDAIENSWPCALEIEEHSHAAMANAYDAGAAGLPCAVFKGYRGAELPRVNPNIKFIECPFTGERLAAVPAIRPDVAVVHAQKANRKGDILFEGIVGVQKEAVLAARKSIITVEEIVDDFNDVPFNAVMLPNWAVTAVVHVPGGAHPSYAQGYYKRDNAFYKAWDNIAKDRDSFNDWLDQHVFNGGPEDFATRLKAQHSKAEA
- the pcaG gene encoding protocatechuate 3,4-dioxygenase subunit alpha; translation: MTYGETPSQTVGPYFAYGLTPGQYGYDFSDIANHIVAGPDAKGEHIRIIGQVLDGEGAPVSDAMIEIWQADDEGVYRTDPVSIENTGFRGLGRCGTGTDAQNCFVFETIKPGCVADATAPFINVTVLMRGMLVHAFTRLYFDDEAAANARCPVLRAVPADRRDTLIAKRTDTATGPEYRFDIHMQGDRETVFFDV
- the pcaH gene encoding protocatechuate 3,4-dioxygenase subunit beta, whose product is MSGFKPRDWSCHAPYIAPDYKSTILRGPTKPLVSLAGGISEASGPVFARAAVRDLDWDLTRNGRVNGEPIGERIVVHGKVMDGDGRPVPHTLIEVWQANAAGRYVHKVDQHDAPLDPNFRGSGRCMSDENGNYLFYTVKPGAYPWGNHFNAWRPNHIHLSLFGPGFATRLVTQMYFPGDPLLALDPIFLATPDEAARNRLISKFSIDKTEEGFALGYQFDIVLRGRLATPMED
- the pcaC gene encoding 4-carboxymuconolactone decarboxylase, whose product is MTENRFDNGMKTRRSVLGDRHVDRASANITEFDDFFQHYITENVWGTLWTNPALSRRERSIITVSLMAALGHEEELAMHLRATVNTGASRDDIREALMHVAVYAGIPAGNTAFRIAKQVFAELDNQTPDQGETKS
- the pcaD gene encoding 3-oxoadipate enol-lactonase, coding for MTLKVANLNGIHLHYADQGKQDGPVLVFSNSLGTDLRIWDDVVARLSSTCRLITYDKRGHGLSGIGDHPYSIDLHTSDLLALLDHLHIDQAVICGLSVGGMIAQHIAAMAPDRISGLILCDTAPKIGDAAGWNARIDAIEKGGMEAIGDAVIARWLSDDYRATQTAMTALYHAMLVRCPVAGYGGTCAAIRDADLTENTAKLDLPVMCVAGSADLSTPPELVGKMAALIPNAGFTVIEGVGHLPPVETPDQLARIIDTFIRENGLD
- the pcaQ gene encoding pca operon transcription factor PcaQ — encoded protein: MLDHRIKFRHLTCFLEVARQRSVVKAADTLAITQPAVSKTLRELEEHLDARLFDRSKRGVALTDYGKVFLRYAGASVTALRQGVDSISQVRAQGGLTITIGVLPTVAATIVPAALKRFKALGNNTTIRVITGLNTILLGQLRVGELDLVIGRLAEPDQMSGLSFIHLYSEQISLVVRPGHPLLDDKSPDLTKIRDYTVLIPTPTAIIRSAVDRLLIAHGIGALPDRIETVSTTFGRAFTRESDAVWIISNGVIATDLAEGVLVKLPFDTSDTFGPVGLTTRVDAPSSPPVEMLINVIREETARYLGTRTN